The following is a genomic window from Fusarium oxysporum Fo47 chromosome IV, complete sequence.
CTTGGCCTGCTCCTCAGTGAGGAAGCGGGTGAGGGTAACAATGTTAGTGTTGACCTTTTCGGTTTCTTGTCCGCTGTTTGTAGTAGCCATTGTGAATGTGTTTGTGAGGGGAGGATAGGTATGaaaggaggagaagttgatcGTCGGGAGGGGCAGTTGGAGAAGCGGCCTTGACTTGACTTAGACCGGGAGAAGGTTTAAGCCGACAGAGACAAGAAGGTAGTTATGATGGGAATAGTATGAGGGTATCGTGAGAGAGaaagatgaaagaagaagagagaggaagaaaagagagaagcacGCGACGAATATTGGGGAAACGGGACCAGTTATGTAAAGGAATAGACTTCTACGTTACGGATACCGCGTCCGTGTCTTGACGACAACTTACGGATATGACGATCAATGATATCCATTCATTCATTATTAGGTACATACGTTTTCATTAACCGACTGGGGTTATCAACGGCCCCATCCGCGAGAGACTCAACCCGCAACAACATGACCGAGACTCTGAGACTCTGGAGAGTGAAAGGCCCAACCATGATACGTAAAAGCTCCATTGGGGGCGCATCATATCGGAATGTCATGGGCCATCGTGACCTTTGATAGCGGGCTCCCGAAGGGAATTGGTGCTCTTGCCGGCCGAGGGGAAGCGGCTCAAGAGGATTTCCCGGGGTCTCCAACTCCGACTTCTTCCCCCACAATTTACAGCGGTCGAATTTGGAGGTAGACTTCGGGGGTTGTTCCCCGAGGAGCAGGACACACTCGAATCCAATCACGATTTCTCTTGTTAGGTTGTCGTCACAGCCACTGAGAGACCCTCTATTTCCAGGCCCTGCCAGGCTGTCCCGGTGGGGGTGGCTCGCTCATATTGACGTTTAAGCGGGGGTTTTGAACCTCGACGCTCAAAAGATCTTCAGTAGAAACACCGAGTGATATGCTCATTGTGGGTTTGGGGGGAGAGTTATGAGGATGGAAAATTGGGAACTCCAAATGCCTTATCTCATACCTTGTTCATTCCTTGATTTGGGGTCATGAGGCAATTGATTGAATGAGTGAGTCTCGGctcgactcgactcgacttATATCATGCATGCATGTCCCCCCCTAACCTAGACTTCTTCTCTTACCGAGCACCGGAGTCGGATCAAAGGTTATCCGGTCAGCCGGGAGCTTCCTCTCTCTATCAGCTGTCAGCCAGTTCAGCTGTAACTCTCGAGGTTAGAGAGTGAGAGAGGGTGATTCCAATCTCTTACGGAAAGTCTCCGAGGTTGAAATGCATTGCCAGAATTGGCGCCAAGCTACCCCGAAGTTTGGTATTCTCCTGATGAAGCCTCGGACATGTGCCGGATGTCGACATCAACTTTGATGCTCCCTTTCTCTGTAATGGAGGTTGACAAAGTTAGCAGGGTCATCATCCCTTTAATACTGAGCAATAACTGAATGGATAGCATACCGATGCAACAGTATAAACTATCGATTTTCTACGTAAACGGCAATTATTCCCATACCCAAAAAGGCAATTCTTTTGCACAAGATCTCCTTATCCCTCCCTATCTCTCGCTACAATTCCCCCTTCCCTTGGACTATCCCGCTCTCGTGAGCGGCGGACCTCGGCATCTCGGTCAAGTCTCCGTCTCCACGTTCAATCTCGACTTGCTTTACTCCAGACACTTTGACTCCATTCGCGTTACTTACCTTTCCCCAGCTTTTCCTCACCCGTTCCTGGTAAAACTTAACTTAACTTttgcatctccatctccatctccatcttcccttTTCCCATCAGTAATTGCTGGTTTCTTACTGGTGAATCGCAATTCTGTATATTCCAACTGTCGCATACCACCTATTCTCTACCTGCCTATACTCGATACCATCGCAATCATGGTCGCTGACGCTCTCGTCTACCACCCCACGGTAGCGCACTACCTGCGCTACATGGCCACAACCCTCGGTCGCGACAAGCTCATGCGAGTTCTTCAGTACTTCGCCCGCTTCTACGCCTGGTATCTCCTCCGCACAAACGCAACTCCCGACAAGGTCGCCCCTTGGAACGCCCTCAAGAAGCAGTTCGGCCTGTTCCGAAAGGTCTTCCGAGCCGGAAAGTTCGTCGAGCACTACAAGGCCGCTGCCACCGCTTCCGACTCCAAGTCCCTCGACCCCGTCCTCAAGTACACTCAGGTCGGTCGCCAGCTGGGTTATGCTGGTTACCTGACCTGCGATGCTCTCACTATTCCTGATGCTGCCGGTATCAGGAAGTGGCAGCATGCCAAGCGCCTTCAGCAGGAGGCTTATAGATCCTGGGCTATTGGTATCGCCTTTAGCATCA
Proteins encoded in this region:
- a CDS encoding peroxisomal biogenesis factor 11, with the translated sequence MVADALVYHPTVAHYLRYMATTLGRDKLMRVLQYFARFYAWYLLRTNATPDKVAPWNALKKQFGLFRKVFRAGKFVEHYKAAATASDSKSLDPVLKYTQVGRQLGYAGYLTCDALTIPDAAGIRKWQHAKRLQQEAYRSWAIGIAFSIIGQLYTLRQLSVRASKVDLKEGEGVVESKTISIERAAAKKQLLCDLCDILVPVSGLGWVSFLDDGIVGLTGTLSSVIGVYTQWKKTA